One genomic segment of Catalinimonas alkaloidigena includes these proteins:
- a CDS encoding SusC/RagA family TonB-linked outer membrane protein: MRKVLLIYFVLLSTFQLYAQERIISGKVSSEEDDSPIPGANIIVKGTTTGTLTDISGSYSLSVPEDASTLVFSFIGMTTMEVDINGQSEIDIQLATDAKELSEVVVTALGERVDRDELGTAITSVEGQKIAESGETSALTGLSGKAAGVQITRSGGDPGAGAFIQIRGQNTINGLSQPLIVIDGIPMSNSSEGSEEVMQQSRLNDLNPADIASMEILKGASAAALWGTRAANGVIMITTKQGEDTEGKVNIDFSSTFSIDKINKLHPIQSSYGQGTGGMYDMFTTRSWGDKIADRSGGEDVYITDPNDPAYAGYVTFPDGTRKYVIPGGTEENPHGGKNSQFIDDHTNDVFRTGYYTDNNLAVSGGNTNTNFYLSLANLNQKGIIEGNSDYVKNSIRFNVNSNLTDWLTVRVNSNYISMNSNRVQQGDNVNGLLLGMLRTPPDFNNDYDVGDYTDPAGNTYVDRHIAFRNPLGISDNPGFSNPVWNVHNIDNTTNVDRILGNVELSINPTDWLSITGRSGIDNFVDKRVYDFPIYSAANTTGELTQQYITERQFNNDLFARVTKQVSSSLSVRALVGANYNSRYYENVDVSLNNFIIPDAPPLLNNALNSNLSAENETRLIRTYAYYAQLNFDIMNMLYLEFTGRNESASTFGTQAENSFFFPSASMAWQFTNLPGFPEASFLSFGKLRASYGEVGIQPRPYLTTTPFNLANYNVPYASNLIGSSDNYQGAYIRDYTSGNFGLKPERKAEFEIGTDLRFFNDRLNLSATYYKNDTRDVIMELTTSPSTGFTSSWENAAHLQNKGVEIELGYDIFSRPNFSWNIAGNYSFNRNEVISLAGSDAQEIGYRSAIIEGQPFGVFYGVDFAKDENGNYALDENGFPTVGTSNEVLGNPNPAWQAGLNNAFRFKNITFSFLFSGVFGNDIWSGARGALFNYGTHALIGKERVSDVDLVTNTGVVIPAGTPFRGNIGDFGGGPVALTETWYNGGGGGAFDGASDGQFVFDGSHIRLRQVSLSYTLNTPGFRDFTKLSSVEIGFTGRNLGLWTDYIGVDPESNQTQADSQARGEDWFVNPSTKSYIFSIRISY, encoded by the coding sequence ATGAGAAAAGTTCTACTCATTTATTTTGTTCTTCTAAGCACTTTTCAGCTATACGCCCAGGAGCGTATAATATCCGGGAAAGTAAGCAGCGAAGAAGACGACTCTCCCATACCGGGAGCAAATATAATCGTCAAAGGAACCACTACTGGCACGTTGACGGATATTTCCGGCAGTTATAGCTTATCCGTACCCGAAGATGCTTCTACGCTTGTTTTCTCCTTCATCGGGATGACCACCATGGAAGTAGATATTAATGGACAAAGCGAGATTGATATCCAATTAGCTACAGATGCCAAGGAGCTCTCGGAAGTGGTGGTGACTGCCCTGGGGGAGCGGGTAGACAGAGATGAACTTGGCACAGCGATCACTTCTGTAGAAGGGCAAAAAATAGCCGAGTCTGGTGAAACCAGTGCGCTTACAGGATTGAGTGGAAAAGCTGCCGGAGTTCAGATCACCCGTTCCGGTGGAGATCCCGGGGCCGGTGCTTTTATACAGATAAGAGGACAAAATACCATCAATGGACTATCTCAACCCCTGATCGTAATTGACGGTATCCCCATGAGCAACAGCAGCGAAGGCTCAGAAGAAGTGATGCAGCAGTCACGGCTCAATGACCTTAATCCTGCGGATATTGCATCTATGGAAATCCTGAAAGGAGCTTCGGCGGCGGCCCTCTGGGGAACAAGAGCGGCCAATGGAGTAATCATGATAACCACTAAACAGGGGGAGGATACCGAAGGAAAAGTGAATATTGATTTTTCTTCTACCTTTTCTATAGATAAGATAAACAAACTCCATCCGATCCAATCTTCATATGGACAAGGCACCGGCGGTATGTACGACATGTTTACAACTCGCTCCTGGGGAGATAAAATTGCCGACAGATCAGGCGGTGAAGATGTCTACATCACTGACCCTAACGATCCTGCTTATGCCGGCTATGTGACATTTCCCGACGGTACTCGCAAGTATGTCATTCCAGGGGGGACAGAAGAAAACCCTCACGGCGGTAAAAACTCTCAATTTATTGATGATCATACCAATGATGTTTTCAGAACCGGTTATTATACGGATAATAATCTGGCGGTTTCTGGTGGCAATACCAATACCAATTTTTATCTGAGCCTGGCAAATCTTAACCAGAAAGGAATAATTGAGGGGAATAGTGATTATGTGAAAAACAGCATTCGCTTTAATGTAAACAGTAATCTGACAGACTGGCTAACGGTGAGGGTAAATAGTAATTACATTAGCATGAACTCTAACCGGGTACAGCAGGGCGATAATGTAAATGGGCTGCTGCTGGGCATGCTGCGTACTCCACCTGATTTCAATAACGATTATGATGTGGGTGATTATACAGACCCTGCTGGTAACACCTATGTGGATCGGCATATTGCTTTCAGAAATCCTCTGGGAATCAGCGATAACCCTGGCTTTTCTAATCCGGTCTGGAACGTGCACAATATTGACAATACCACGAATGTAGACCGCATTCTGGGTAATGTGGAACTGTCTATCAATCCAACAGACTGGCTAAGCATTACCGGCCGCTCAGGAATTGACAATTTTGTTGATAAGCGAGTATATGACTTTCCGATTTATTCGGCAGCCAATACCACTGGTGAACTCACTCAACAATATATCACGGAGCGTCAGTTCAATAATGATTTGTTTGCCCGGGTAACCAAGCAGGTTAGTTCATCTTTGTCAGTACGTGCTTTGGTTGGGGCAAACTATAATAGCCGCTATTATGAAAATGTAGATGTGTCACTCAACAACTTCATTATTCCGGATGCTCCTCCTTTACTGAACAATGCGCTAAACAGCAATTTAAGCGCTGAAAATGAGACCCGGCTCATCAGAACGTATGCCTACTATGCTCAGCTGAATTTTGATATCATGAATATGCTGTACCTGGAATTTACCGGAAGAAATGAAAGTGCCTCAACTTTTGGTACACAGGCCGAAAACAGTTTCTTCTTCCCTTCTGCTTCCATGGCCTGGCAGTTTACCAATCTGCCCGGTTTTCCGGAAGCTTCCTTTCTAAGTTTTGGTAAGTTAAGAGCCAGCTATGGAGAGGTAGGGATTCAGCCCAGACCTTATCTGACCACCACTCCTTTTAACCTGGCCAACTACAATGTGCCTTATGCTTCTAACCTGATAGGAAGTAGCGACAATTATCAGGGGGCTTATATCCGGGATTATACCTCTGGAAACTTTGGTTTGAAGCCTGAACGCAAAGCTGAGTTTGAAATCGGAACAGACCTCAGATTTTTTAATGACAGGCTGAACCTGAGTGCCACCTATTATAAAAATGATACCCGTGACGTTATTATGGAGCTTACCACTTCACCTTCTACCGGCTTTACCTCTTCATGGGAAAATGCGGCTCATCTGCAAAACAAAGGGGTAGAAATTGAACTGGGTTACGATATTTTCAGTAGACCCAATTTCTCCTGGAATATAGCTGGAAATTACTCATTTAACCGAAATGAAGTCATATCTCTGGCAGGTTCTGATGCCCAGGAAATAGGATACCGTTCTGCTATTATTGAAGGACAGCCCTTCGGAGTTTTCTATGGGGTAGATTTTGCAAAAGATGAAAATGGAAACTATGCGCTGGATGAGAATGGTTTCCCAACAGTAGGTACTTCTAATGAAGTACTTGGAAATCCTAATCCAGCCTGGCAGGCTGGTTTAAACAATGCTTTCAGGTTCAAAAACATCACATTTTCCTTCCTTTTCAGCGGTGTGTTTGGCAATGACATCTGGTCAGGCGCACGAGGAGCCTTGTTCAACTATGGTACCCATGCCCTGATTGGTAAAGAAAGGGTGTCTGACGTAGATCTCGTTACCAATACTGGCGTAGTGATACCAGCCGGAACGCCGTTCAGAGGTAACATTGGTGACTTTGGTGGAGGTCCGGTAGCCCTCACTGAAACATGGTATAATGGTGGTGGAGGCGGTGCTTTTGATGGCGCTTCGGACGGACAATTTGTCTTTGATGGCTCTCACATCCGCCTGCGTCAGGTCTCATTGAGCTATACCCTTAACACCCCAGGCTTCCGGGACTTTACCAAGCTCAGTTCGGTAGAGATTGGTTTTACTGGACGTAACCTGGGGCTCTGGACAGACTATATAGGGGTAGACCCTGAGTCCAACCAAACCCAGGCTGATTCTCAGGCAAGAGGCGAAGACTGGTTTGTCAACCCCAGTACCAAGTCTTATATCTTCTCAATTCGCATTAGTTACTAA